From the genome of Gallus gallus isolate bGalGal1 chromosome 4, bGalGal1.mat.broiler.GRCg7b, whole genome shotgun sequence:
TTTGCCCAGGGAGAACCAGGCTTGGCAACTCTGCAAAATGCTTCTaactttttctgtgtgtgtgtttgatttctatACCCAGGAAACCTGCTATGGGTCTAGGAGTTCATAACGCATCTGCAACAAAACAAGAGGTGCTCTGCAGCCTGGCGTTGGGAAGGAGCTGGTTGCCTTTGAgacccagcaggcagccagaTGGAGCACAAGGCATTCAGCAAGTCCCAAGCAGAGGTAGCCTCTCCCTGGAGACACTGTTAGAGGCCTCCATATCTTTCAGAGAGGCTGACACATTTTCCTAATGTACGGGTCCAGGGATGCTGGACTATCTAGCTGCAGCGATGGAGAGCTGGCTCAGCTTGGGTATGTCCCACAGCACATCCTGCAGGAACTGTATCTATCCtgcatctgttttaaaatgactGCAATTTCTTCTCACCACAAAACCAATGGTCATTTGAGTACCTGGGATTGTCAGAAGGAATTATCAGGACTACTAGGTTGGAAGGAATGGACATCATGCATGGCCCTGCTGCCAGCTAGTGACACATAGCAGGTGCTGAAAGTGCTagccccccagcccagcctgggGTTGGGCATTGGGGCCACAAGGAAACCAACAGGGCATCCAGCTGTGATTTGGGAAGCCCAGGTGGCTGTGGTTACAGGGgaaggggatgtggggatgcAGGGGCAGGAACTGGTGGggtgcagggaggaggcagggTTCAGCAGGGCTCCATGGGTGCAGTGTGGGGTTGGTAATGCAAAGAAGACCTGTGGGTGCAGTACACAGGATGAAGTAGTATGCAGTATAAGAGTGTAAGAAGGGAGTATATGGGTGACCAAGGGGTGCAGGTGGTGATGGGGTAGCATGAGAGGTACAGCAGGGAGCTTGTGGGGGCAGAAGATCACAGGGTGTGTGATGAAGAACAGAGGACAGGGTAGGCAGGAGGGGTGTAGGGTGCAGAGGCACGTGTGGGGAGAGCAGGGCCAGTGCCAAGGGGAGGCCGAGGGGTGCACACTCACCAGGGTCTGCTCTTCAGAAAGCCCGGTCTCAGCTGCAATGAGGCACAGCGTGGTGGGATCAGGATGCTTGTTCACCTTGCAAAAATTGTACTCCAGGATCTCTAGCTGCTCCTCAGTAGGAGTCACTGACTTCTCCGTGGCCATTTCTCCTGGATGGTGGGGTCAGGCACTACAGAAAGGGGCTGGGGTTATTGCCAAGGCTGAGACTGGAGGGACTCTGCTTGCTGAGCCCCAGCTTAGGCATCCCTGTCACCAGCAGCTCCCTCTTCCCCAGCGGCCTCTGGCCGAGGCAGGGCACAGCTCctttcccagccctgcccctccCGACAGtgcctgcctcagtttccctgtcGCGGTAGCTGcatgcccagcagcacccagcagtgcttcCTCACCATCCCCAGCCGGCTGGAAGCTGTAGCCTCTCTTCTGCTCAGCaagcctctctgctgctggattTATAGCCAGCGTGACTGCCATGGGGACGATTCCTGTTTACAGCCGTATTTAGGCTTGGGCGTCACTTGGGAGTGATGTCACAGCAACGAGTGCAGTGGGGGAGGGCTCATTTAAagtcattaattaaaaaaaaatatacatgtatCCTATGGGACAGGGGACAGCGTCTGGCATCCAGCCAcgtgttttcacttttttttttttcccagccacCACGCAAGTTTGTGCAGGGGAATCACAAGCCAAAAGACGAAGGAGCTGTTGGGAGCAAAACACTACGGATAAGCCCCACACCTCTCCTCTGCAGGGCTTCACGTGTGCTTCCGCCTGGCACAAAGGCAGGCCAACTGAAACCTGAGGACACACGAGTCTTTTGACAGTGAATTACCTCTGTGTTTCTGAAACTGAGCTGTGGGGCGGTGGCAGGGGAGGAGCTGGGTTCAGAAATGTGGCCTTTCTcgctctgctctcctgctttccATTGCCCGGCCCATATCTCCGCTGTGCCACCCACTGCCCACCTTCCCTGCctccacagcttctccttccctttggcTCCAGAGATGTAACCTCAATGCCTATGTCACCAATCGCGTAGCTTTAAAGCCAACCGTTTTCCCAGATGAAGGATAACCGTAACCCACACTGTACCCTGGGGCGTATCGGGTGCCTGAGAGCTCTCACCTgaatggcagcactgctgggataGGGCTTAGCTCCAAAATCGCCTTGCAGGTTGCAGGGAGCCAGCTGTCCTGTTCGCACAAGAAGCTGGGGAGATCCTTGTCCCCAAGCCCAGAATGTCTGTCTTTTATCCCAGAATGCAAATGCCCCACTGAGCCTCCTTTGCTGAAGATTGCTTTGACAAATAGAAAGATTCTTTGGCATTTGCATAGGGCCTTATAAATAGAGCTGGTTGTGAGAAAGCCTGCTCTACATTAGTCACTTGGTAAATACCGATTGTGACACAGTGGTTTCTTAAGGCTCGAGCAACGTTTGTAGAGTCATAGAACATCCCGAGCTGGATGACACACGgggatcatcgagtccagctcctggctctacacaggaccacccaaaatccaaaccctatgttTGAGAGAGTGGTCTAGGTGTTTTTAggactccagcagctcagtgctgtgaccacTACCCTGGGGAGTCTGTTCCTTACCCAAATGGACCCTCCTtggatgcagctccatgctgttccctctgctcccagtgaGGAGCTGTAGCTACCATGAGGtcccccctcagcctcctctgctctgggctgaacaaacccagggacctcagccgctcctcacacATCTTCCCCTCCAGACCCTTCgccatctttgtagccctaaGCGTGATGGAGTGTGCTGAGGGATGCCATCATTCACTGTCAAGGATGGATGAGGAAGAGGTGGCCCTGAGCCCCAGGCACTGCAAGCTGAGCTGTCCGTGCTTGCAGAGCACTGGCTGCAGGCCTGGTAGCAACAAGCTTGGTTCAGAGGTAGAGGGAGAAAGCAGGTAAAGCTCTGTCcctgtgagctgctgggagcctgGTGGGTGCTGTCACGTGGCTGGAAGCCCTTTGGAGGCTCTCTGCAAGCAGTGCATGGAATGAAGAAGAAACTCCCTGGGACTTGAGGCTATGGCCAGCAGGTGTAGTGAAGGCCACAAGTCCTCCTGTTCCTCCATGGTCGCATCAGCTCCACGCTACATGCCAAAGGGCTCCTCATGAACCATCACCTCCGGATCATGTCTCTATCCTAGGCCACCAGCAGCAACAGGTCCTAGCAGCTCATAAATCTGCGTTTGCAGCCTGCTATCCTAATGAGCATTAATGTGTATGCACTGCTTTGCATAAGAAACGCGTGCCTCTTAACTTTCCTGTTTCATCTTTATAGTTGTGATAATCCCCACGTTACTGAGGTGTACTCCCATAGGGCACAGTGTCTTCTACCTGCTGGCAGCTCAGGCTTGGAGTCTGGCCTTCAGGCTGCACAGGACCACTCGCCTGTCTAGGAAGGATGGTTTTCATGCTTACCTTTCTTTAAGCCTGGCAGGAAGATGGAGAATCACAACTGTTCTGCTCAACTGCTGAAAGGCACCACCGCTagcttatttttctgcattggaaaaaatatattttctactgTAAAGGATGCAAGCGACCTCCGcatctttcagaaatactgtGGGACCATGGCACTTGTTCAGCTCTGTGACAGAGGGTGGCACACCCCAACGGAAATGGTGTGCCGGATGTCGAAGTGAAACCACAGCGTGAAAAACACGTTGTCTGCTACATGTGCCTGTAGCTGAAGGGAGGAAGTCACATTTTAATCTTGGTTTTAGGTGGAGCAGTGTGAGAATAGCCACCAGCTGCAGCTTGCAGGGGGTCTGTGGGCTGCAGATGCTCCAACCAGCATTGCTGtgcacacagaggctgtgcaggcagcagctgctgctcttggcaTGGCTGATGGAGCATTTAACTGTACCTCTGGGCCCACCTTGGAGGGAGCAGCCAACAAATAATGGCCAGTGGACACAGGCAGgttgcagcagaagaaaagcttgtTAGATAGTGAGAACAAAATCTTCGGAGTGATGGGGGAATCATAAATGGGACAGGGCCAGAGAGGTGAGGGCACCTCCATCCTTGGGGATGTCTGAGAATCATCCTGTTAAGACCCTGTGTGACCTGACCTAGGTGTGAATTTGGAGCAGGAGGATGGATGTAGACCTTCCTTCCTCAGAGACATTCAGGGCTGGGCTCCCAGCTCCGGCCTAAGCAGGAAGGGGTATCCCCTCAACCTCCAGGGTGccagccaggctctgctcatTCTGTCAGTATCTACTACCCTGACCAAAAAAAAGCAGTCTCTTTTCTAGAAAAGAGGTGATCTCTATttgctcagctttgcttttttgaaaGACAGACACAATAGCTGGCTGGACGTGCAGCTTTCTGACTGTTTACTGCACCAGAAGCCCCTGGAAAACTCTCAGAGCAGTAACTCCTGCCAAACTGGTGGGATCTCATGGCCACTGCTGAGCTTATCAGGCCCCTTCCCCAGTGCTCTCCCCACGTTCAGGCCTGAAATAGGAATGCAGGCACCTGTTTTTGGCTTGCAGCTATTTACTAACACTGCAGGGATCAAAACAGTGAGCTGTTCTCCGTGCGAACAGgacctcctgctctgctgctcagctgcagagctgtgtcccATCCTGAGCTttgctctgcctcctgctgagCCAGGGCATATGTAGATGCGGACATGTGGATAACATCAGCCAGCACGGTGCACAGGATAAGGTGGGGCtgaggctttaaaaataaaccgGACCCCACCATAAATAAGGAAAAGCCACCTGTCACGCATCCTGTAAACTGCCCGTTCAGCCTTTCAGAAGATAACATCGGATGGGAACAGCACAAacagtgcagcagctgctgcagccgaCACAAGTCCCCACGGTGCTCCCTGCCTGATGTCTCTGCCTGCCCCTGTTCCAACACAGACCTCTCCCATAACAGCCCTGTGGTGCTGCTCCGGCCCCTCCATGGCCAATGGTCAGCCCCTGgattgcccccccccccatccccggcTGCAGATCTgccccagcatccccagctcAAAGCTTGCACTTACCTGGGGCTGGTAGGGACCAAAAGCGTGTAAAAGAAACACCCCACAGGTCCTCGGGTGACTGCTTAAGTACTTGCGTGTGTGTGACAGGCGGGGGCCTGAAAAACCTGCCGCAAATCGCAGGAGCTTCTGAGATCCACAGCTCCTCTTGGGGCTGGTAATTCAGGTTTGGCACCGATCTCCTTGGCAGAGCTCAACACACGGTTTGATGTGCGCCGGGGCCCCTGGGAGGGGTGGCATGGGGAGCTGCTTGGGCTAGTCACTGCAGGGCTAGAGGGGACAGCTTCCTGATGTGGCATCACGCCGAGGGGCTGCTTCCTGCGGGTTTAGGggaatcatagcatcatgggATATCCAGAGCTGAAAGGGGCCCATAATGCTCATCAATTCCAGCTCCTGGACAGGACCCATAAGGctcatcgagtccaactcctggaaGGGCTTCCTTCTCATCTTACTTTAATTCGCTGTAAATGGTTTGTCCAGGCTTAAAGGCTCTTGGCTTTGGTCAGCCCTGCGATGCTGGCAGGCTGAAAGGGGATAGGATCAGATCCTgaatctgtgctgctgctgcaggcagggtaTGGGGAGTGGGACAGGACATCTCCTTTGCTATAGACCTGTCCTCTTACAGGTGGCAGTACCTGGAAGCCTGCAACCCTCATTGGGGAGGACGGGGAGCATCTGTCAGCAGCTTCCAAAGAGGCGTCCTAGGGAGTGAGAAGGGGGGGAGACAATTTTCTCTCGGCTTCCAGACAGCTGGAAGGGGATGCTGGAAAATCAGAGGCGATGGAGAAAGGACTGACAATTGCAATGGCTGAGCTGATCTGccagagcaaaggaaaactgGCAGTGGATGCAAAATAATGCTGTGAAGTTGGCTGGAGCCTTGCCCCTGGGTAGAAGCAGCTGGACAAACACAAGCACAAAGCCTATCGTGTGTTTAGCAATGAGACAAAACCGTCCTCAACTTCGAGTGGTTTTGTAGTGTGAGGGGAGACGCGGGCTAAGGCATGGGTATTGCAAAAGTGTGGCTATTGCAAAAAGATCTGTGCCCAAGTGTGGACAAACCAGTGCCAATACTCCTAGCAGGATGGCACTTATCAAGAAGTGCTTTTACTATAGTGATATTGCAAGACAAACTAAGCGTTGCTGGGAGAGGAACTtcctgggagaagagctgaTCCTGCGTGTCTTGGGCCAGCACCCAGCCAAGACCATACATCCTGTTTGtagctggtgctgagcagcaggagcagaggttGCCATGGGTAGGGGCGAGTAGGTCAAGGAGATAGGGCTGGAGGAACAGGGGTGCAggcccagctgctctgcttgcatTTGTGAGCTGTGATTTACTTTCATGCAAGTGGCCCgaacactgaaaaatgtgaGTAATAGGAAGGACTTCTCTCTTCCATCATTTATTGCTATCGACAGAGAGAAAGTctttaatgtggaaaaaaagaactattttcCTTACCTCTGAATCCAGCCCAGACTTGCACAGGGAGCGCTGGCAGTGAAGTATTTCAGGCTGAGACGTGCCACTGAAATGGtatcagagctgctgggagtCCTGCAGCAACAGCACTAAAGTCATGTCGTGAAACTGCCTGTGTCCGGATGGCAAAAGCTAAGGCTTCTCTAATCCTGAAGTCCTTTAAGATTTCTCTTCCTGGGAGAAAGTCAGAGTACTGCTGGAGTTTGTGCCTCACCTGGAAAATATCCTGGCCCCAGATGCAGTCCCTTTGACAGGAGAGTCAGATTAAAGAAACAGCATGCAGACTGCCTCCAGGCCCATCAAGGAGTCTTCCTTCCTTCAGGGGAAAAAGTGCAGCTGGTGTGATGTGCTCTCAACAGTTTTGCATGATGCCGTGGCACTGCAGTGAGCAGCCAGCAGTTGCAGCATACGTTTGGCATCCCACTTGTCGGGACTCATCTCACAGAAGCTTGGGTATCATCCAAATACTTGCACTACGGCAGCGCGTTGGCTGGAGACGCTTTGTTTGGAGAAATGAACGCATAGCTCCTGGCCATCCTGGCTTGAATATCCCCCTACGGAAGAATGGAGACAGGATGGAAAAAGG
Proteins encoded in this window:
- the HOPX gene encoding homeodomain-only protein produces the protein MATEKSVTPTEEQLEILEYNFCKVNKHPDPTTLCLIAAETGLSEEQTLKWFKQRLAEWRKSEGLPSECGSVRD